The Serpentinimonas maccroryi genome has a segment encoding these proteins:
- a CDS encoding putative bifunctional diguanylate cyclase/phosphodiesterase codes for MTGKPLQDPADIFVFADDRPVTPQDLTPPSKPWRVLVVDDDPDVHISTAFALDLTWTLERPIELLRAESAAQARQILAENADIAVVLLDVVMETADAGLLLVDYIRRELGLSATRIVLRTGQPGYAPEHETLARYDINDYRSKSELTQHKLVSALMAAVRAYEQVRTIEASRRGLQQIVLGSAELMQMSGLQRFADGVLTQVAALLGVSPHGLVCAQGPSPGGPYMVLAAAGPYAAMINQPLERLNGHPALLRLREALQHQRNHLGHSETVLYVGSERGMDMAIYLPTALTQDELTLQLLDVLCVNLSACLRNLNLVQRLQQVAYQDALLGIANRTRLIECIEAAVHSDAAPHLLILADIDDFNGINELMGHPFGDRVLQALTRRLIDSLPTAVLVARVAGNSFGLFGTADLLQAAQVQQALDAPLVIDGQPFKVRASMGSCAGADLSSSGADALKNASIALKHAKLQHRGDLVCFDSAMAQRSRNHAELLARLNAAFSDQQLFLVYQPQVNLDTRAVIGLEALLRWRREDGTMVPPDRFIPVAEQSGLIDTLGLWVFKTACLDMQRLIAAGLAPQLMAVNVSVAQFKSPTFVAQIEQTLLDTGLAAGRIELEITESVAALGLGVVEPILERLRRLGLSVAIDDFGTGYSSLAYIERLPLDRIKIDREFARQLQTGEEARIAALIAQLGSTLGLRVLAEGIEDAQVWRKLQNIGCHEGQGFHIARPMPFADLPAWLRQWNRRTP; via the coding sequence ATGACCGGCAAACCCTTGCAAGACCCGGCCGACATCTTCGTCTTTGCCGATGACCGCCCTGTGACGCCCCAAGACCTCACGCCGCCTAGCAAGCCTTGGCGCGTGCTGGTGGTCGATGACGACCCCGACGTGCACATCAGCACCGCCTTTGCGCTCGACCTCACCTGGACGTTGGAGCGCCCGATCGAGCTGCTGCGGGCCGAATCCGCAGCCCAAGCGCGCCAGATCTTGGCCGAAAACGCCGACATCGCCGTGGTCTTGCTCGACGTGGTGATGGAAACCGCCGACGCCGGCCTGTTGTTGGTGGACTACATCCGGCGCGAGCTCGGCCTGAGCGCCACGCGCATCGTGCTGCGCACCGGCCAGCCCGGCTACGCCCCCGAGCACGAGACCTTGGCGCGTTACGACATCAACGACTACCGCTCCAAGTCCGAACTCACGCAGCACAAACTCGTCTCTGCCCTGATGGCGGCGGTGCGCGCCTACGAGCAGGTGCGCACCATCGAGGCCAGCCGGCGCGGCCTGCAGCAGATCGTGCTCGGCTCGGCCGAGCTGATGCAAATGAGCGGTTTGCAGCGCTTTGCCGACGGCGTGCTGACGCAGGTCGCAGCCTTGCTGGGCGTGTCGCCCCATGGCTTGGTTTGCGCCCAAGGCCCGTCCCCAGGCGGTCCCTACATGGTGCTGGCCGCCGCAGGCCCCTACGCGGCCATGATCAACCAGCCGTTGGAGCGCCTCAATGGCCACCCGGCGCTGCTGCGCCTGCGCGAAGCGCTGCAACACCAGCGCAACCACTTGGGCCACTCCGAGACCGTGCTCTACGTGGGCAGCGAGCGCGGCATGGACATGGCCATTTACCTTCCCACGGCCCTGACGCAAGACGAACTGACCCTGCAACTGCTCGATGTGTTGTGCGTCAACCTCAGCGCCTGCCTGCGCAACCTCAACCTCGTGCAACGGTTGCAGCAGGTGGCTTATCAAGATGCGCTGCTCGGCATCGCCAACCGGACCCGGCTGATCGAATGCATCGAGGCTGCTGTGCACAGCGACGCTGCCCCCCACCTGCTGATCTTGGCCGACATCGACGACTTCAACGGCATCAACGAGCTCATGGGACACCCCTTCGGCGACCGGGTGCTGCAGGCCCTGACGCGGCGCCTGATCGACTCGCTGCCCACCGCCGTGCTGGTGGCGCGGGTCGCGGGCAACTCCTTTGGCTTGTTTGGCACCGCCGATCTGCTGCAAGCCGCGCAGGTGCAACAGGCCCTCGATGCGCCCCTGGTCATCGACGGCCAGCCCTTCAAGGTGCGGGCTTCCATGGGCAGTTGCGCGGGTGCCGACCTGAGCAGCTCGGGCGCCGACGCGCTCAAGAACGCCTCCATCGCCCTCAAGCACGCCAAGTTGCAGCACCGTGGCGACTTGGTGTGTTTCGACTCGGCCATGGCGCAGCGCTCGCGCAACCACGCCGAACTGCTGGCGCGGCTCAATGCCGCCTTCAGCGACCAGCAGTTGTTCCTCGTCTATCAACCGCAAGTCAACCTCGACACGCGCGCCGTGATCGGCCTCGAAGCCCTGCTGCGCTGGCGGCGCGAAGACGGCACCATGGTGCCGCCCGACCGCTTCATCCCGGTGGCCGAGCAGTCGGGGTTGATCGACACCCTCGGGTTGTGGGTGTTCAAGACCGCCTGCCTCGACATGCAGCGCCTGATCGCCGCCGGCTTGGCCCCCCAGTTGATGGCGGTCAACGTTTCGGTGGCGCAGTTCAAGAGCCCCACCTTTGTGGCACAGATCGAGCAGACTTTGCTCGACACGGGTTTGGCCGCCGGGCGAATCGAACTCGAAATCACCGAGTCGGTGGCGGCGCTGGGGCTGGGGGTGGTCGAACCCATCTTGGAGCGCTTGCGCCGCCTTGGGCTGTCGGTGGCCATCGACGACTTCGGCACCGGCTACTCCTCGCTCGCCTATATCGAGCGGCTGCCGCTGGATCGCATCAAGATCGACCGCGAATTTGCGCGCCAACTGCAAACCGGCGAAGAAGCGCGCATCGCGGCCCTGATCGCGCAGCTTGGCTCCACGCTCGGTCTGCGGGTGTTGGCCGAAGGCATAGAAGACGCGCAAGTGTGGCGCAAGCTGCAAAACATCGGTTGCCACGAAGGCCAGGGTTTTCACATCGCCCGCCCCATGCCCTTTGCCGACTTGCCCGCTTGGCTGCGCCAGTGGAATCGCCGAACGCCATGA
- a CDS encoding N-acyl amino acid synthase FeeM domain-containing protein — MMTISDAAGVSTHVAMQPRLVAKANVGSFKRTEYWPFTLRLASGAQDMAKVLEVRHSAYARHLPEALTASLLEPEALDRADGVVLLLAESKLDGAPMGTMRIQTNQAQPLALEQSVQLPQWMQGLPLAEATRLGVSLDGTARLVKAALFKAYYLYCLQAGIRYMVITARAPLDRQYERMLFQDVYPHLGYIPLSHVFDLPHRVMYLDVQNVRQRWEDAGHAWSEFMFYTEHPDLHQQAIA, encoded by the coding sequence ATGATGACAATCAGCGATGCCGCAGGCGTCAGTACCCATGTTGCCATGCAACCAAGGCTGGTTGCCAAGGCCAACGTCGGCTCATTCAAACGAACCGAATACTGGCCATTCACGTTGCGATTGGCCAGCGGTGCGCAGGATATGGCCAAGGTGCTGGAAGTTCGGCACAGTGCCTACGCCCGCCATTTGCCAGAGGCCTTGACAGCCTCGTTGCTCGAGCCCGAAGCGCTGGACAGGGCCGATGGGGTGGTGCTGCTGCTGGCCGAATCCAAGCTCGACGGCGCGCCCATGGGCACCATGCGCATTCAGACCAACCAGGCGCAGCCGCTGGCGCTGGAGCAATCGGTGCAACTGCCGCAGTGGATGCAGGGCTTGCCGCTGGCCGAAGCCACGCGCTTGGGCGTAAGCCTAGACGGCACAGCGAGGCTGGTTAAAGCGGCCTTGTTCAAGGCCTACTACCTGTATTGCCTGCAGGCTGGAATCCGCTACATGGTCATCACGGCCCGCGCTCCGTTGGATCGCCAGTACGAGCGCATGCTGTTCCAGGATGTGTACCCGCATCTGGGCTATATCCCCCTGTCACACGTATTTGATCTTCCACACCGGGTCATGTATCTGGATGTGCAAAACGTGCGCCAGCGCTGGGAGGATGCCGGGCACGCTTGGAGTGAGTTCATGTTTTATACCGAGCACCCCGACCTGCATCAGCAAGCAATCGCATAA
- a CDS encoding methyl-accepting chemotaxis protein, translated as MVLTTSMQSRAITAESEAVLAQKSEKLQLATRWAGLVETNVTRVQASFIASNPTLDATFGDLIPQTVREITAVQQRLEALPLSAQDQELMQRIAQGRQAVLDSLARARQLREQGQPDAAIQEITQTFNPLVGPYLNSLREFAELQSSQLRDSQAGFAVQRDLNMARASAMLGVLILLILAGAWLLIRSIRTPLNEVMAFAQQMADGNLGVSLSIKRQDEFGQMSRTLNAMRKQIAQVVADVRHGTDGITAVAQEIAAGNQNLSERTEQSASNLEQTAASMESMSEGIGHSAASARTASELATAAGQSAQQGREVVGSVVHTMSEIQQASKKISEIISVIDGIAFQTNILALNAAVEAARAGEAGRGFAVVASEVRSLAGRSAEAAKEIKVLINNSVDRVGAGVGLVNQAGESIQAIVEQVERVRDVVAEISSASGEQAEGVAQINAAVSQLDQMTQQNAALVEQSAAAAAAMSEQARALSEVVCRFRLE; from the coding sequence TTGGTCCTGACCACCTCCATGCAGTCGCGCGCCATCACAGCTGAATCTGAGGCCGTGCTGGCGCAAAAGAGCGAGAAGCTGCAACTGGCCACCCGTTGGGCCGGTTTGGTGGAAACCAATGTGACTCGGGTTCAGGCGTCCTTTATTGCCTCCAACCCGACGCTGGATGCCACCTTCGGCGACTTGATTCCGCAGACCGTGCGAGAAATTACAGCGGTGCAGCAGCGGCTGGAAGCCTTGCCCTTGAGCGCCCAAGATCAAGAGCTGATGCAGCGCATTGCCCAGGGCCGCCAGGCGGTTTTGGACTCATTGGCTCGGGCGCGGCAGTTGCGAGAGCAAGGTCAGCCAGATGCCGCCATACAAGAAATCACCCAAACTTTCAACCCATTGGTCGGGCCGTACCTGAACAGTCTGCGTGAGTTCGCAGAGCTGCAGAGCAGCCAGCTGAGAGATTCGCAGGCCGGTTTTGCCGTACAACGCGACCTCAACATGGCGCGCGCGTCTGCCATGCTTGGGGTGCTAATCCTGCTCATTCTGGCAGGGGCTTGGTTGCTGATTCGCAGCATCCGCACGCCCCTCAACGAGGTCATGGCCTTTGCGCAGCAGATGGCTGATGGCAACCTGGGGGTGAGCTTGTCGATCAAGCGCCAAGACGAGTTTGGCCAGATGAGCCGCACCCTGAACGCCATGCGCAAACAGATTGCGCAGGTGGTGGCCGACGTGCGCCACGGCACCGACGGCATCACGGCGGTGGCGCAGGAAATTGCTGCCGGCAATCAGAACCTGAGCGAGCGCACCGAACAGAGCGCGAGCAATCTTGAGCAAACGGCGGCCAGCATGGAGAGCATGTCGGAGGGCATCGGGCATTCGGCGGCTTCGGCGCGCACCGCCAGCGAGCTGGCCACGGCTGCGGGCCAGAGCGCGCAGCAAGGCCGCGAGGTGGTGGGCAGCGTGGTGCATACCATGAGCGAGATCCAGCAAGCGTCGAAAAAAATCAGCGAAATCATCTCCGTCATCGACGGCATCGCGTTTCAGACCAATATCTTGGCGCTCAACGCCGCAGTCGAGGCAGCGCGGGCGGGTGAAGCCGGGCGCGGTTTTGCGGTCGTGGCCTCCGAAGTGCGCTCGCTGGCTGGGCGCAGCGCCGAAGCGGCCAAAGAGATCAAGGTGTTGATCAACAACAGCGTCGATCGGGTCGGGGCGGGCGTGGGTCTGGTGAACCAAGCGGGTGAATCGATCCAGGCCATCGTCGAACAGGTCGAGCGCGTGCGCGATGTGGTGGCCGAAATATCGAGCGCCTCGGGCGAGCAGGCCGAAGGCGTGGCGCAGATCAACGCCGCAGTCAGCCAGCTCGATCAGATGACGCAGCAAAACGCGGCGCTGGTCGAGCAAAGTGCAGCCGCTGCTGCAGCCATGAGCGAGCAGGCGCGCGCGCTCTCGGAAGTGGTGTGCCGCTTCCGGCTCGAATAA
- the rpoD gene encoding RNA polymerase sigma factor RpoD, whose product MQKAPFVSSKKPTAKAQTEARTTEPHSALPSVHAVDASLEPVASAKAPVASKKPARAPKADVATPAPVAAAATAASTAAATAAATAKAPALPATAAAAPVAAPAVKRSRKPKATALPEAIPAAPPIRDEVDLIDLEEEFSADPDAALAADGTADAGEASETVEKAKPLRMKISKAKERALMKEFGLDDTILTEEEAKARRDHLKALIKLGKTRGYLTHGEINDHLPDKLAEAETLEVVVSLLNDMGVAVYEQTPDAETLLLSNAGPTSATEEEAEEEAEAALSTVDSEFGRTTDPVRMYMREMGTVELLTREGEIEIAKRIEGGLNEMMAAISQSPATINEILNMAEEVRAGAVVISTFVDGFSDADEADDYVAEEDFDDYDEASDDDGKGGSKAVSRKMEELKREALARFDALRELFEQLHSSYDQHGYASPAYQQAQAQLTAKLMTIRFTAKAIEKLCDTVRQQVESVRKKERELRRIIVDKCRMPQDKFVADFPPNLLNRQWVEKQAAAGKPWSASMGRHIPPIQELQQQLIDLQTSVVVPLEQLKAIHKRMNDGERMSRNAKKEMIEANLRLVISIAKKYTNRGLQFLDLIQEGNIGLMKAVDKFEYRRGYKFSTYATWWIRQAITRSIADQARTIRIPVHMIETINKMNRLSRQHLQEHGFEPDASMLAEKMEIPEEKIRKIMKIAKEPISMETPIGDDDDSHLGDFIEDSANTAPIDAAMQAGLREVVKEILDSLTPREAKVLRMRYGIEMSTDHTLEEVGKQFDVTRERIRQIENKAVRKLKHPSRSDKLRSFMDTL is encoded by the coding sequence GTGCAGAAAGCGCCGTTTGTGAGCTCCAAAAAACCGACCGCAAAAGCCCAAACTGAAGCCCGCACCACAGAGCCCCACTCCGCGCTGCCCTCGGTTCATGCGGTAGACGCCAGCCTGGAGCCTGTGGCTTCAGCGAAAGCGCCCGTTGCAAGCAAAAAACCGGCGCGCGCACCCAAGGCCGACGTGGCAACCCCAGCCCCTGTCGCCGCCGCCGCAACCGCCGCCTCAACCGCCGCCGCAACCGCCGCCGCAACCGCCAAGGCCCCCGCCCTGCCCGCCACCGCAGCGGCTGCACCCGTGGCGGCACCAGCGGTCAAGCGCAGCCGCAAGCCTAAAGCCACGGCGCTGCCCGAGGCCATTCCGGCCGCGCCGCCGATCCGCGACGAAGTCGATCTGATCGACCTCGAAGAAGAGTTCAGCGCCGATCCCGATGCCGCGCTCGCGGCTGACGGCACCGCCGATGCGGGTGAGGCGTCCGAGACGGTCGAAAAGGCCAAGCCCTTGCGCATGAAAATCAGCAAGGCCAAAGAGCGCGCCCTGATGAAAGAGTTCGGGCTCGACGACACCATCCTGACCGAAGAAGAAGCCAAGGCCCGGCGCGACCACCTCAAGGCCCTGATCAAGCTCGGCAAGACGCGCGGCTACCTGACGCACGGCGAAATCAACGACCACCTGCCCGACAAGCTGGCCGAGGCCGAAACGCTCGAAGTCGTGGTGTCGCTGCTCAACGACATGGGCGTGGCGGTCTATGAGCAAACGCCCGACGCCGAAACGCTGCTGCTGTCCAACGCCGGCCCGACTTCGGCCACCGAAGAAGAAGCCGAAGAAGAAGCCGAGGCCGCGCTCTCCACGGTGGACAGCGAGTTTGGCCGCACCACCGACCCGGTGCGCATGTACATGCGCGAAATGGGCACGGTCGAACTGCTCACGCGCGAGGGCGAGATCGAAATCGCCAAGCGCATCGAAGGCGGCCTCAACGAGATGATGGCCGCGATCTCGCAGTCGCCCGCCACCATCAACGAAATCCTGAACATGGCCGAGGAAGTTCGCGCCGGTGCGGTGGTGATCTCGACCTTTGTCGATGGCTTTTCCGACGCCGACGAGGCCGACGACTACGTGGCCGAAGAAGACTTCGACGACTACGACGAAGCCAGCGACGACGACGGCAAAGGCGGCTCCAAGGCGGTGTCGCGCAAAATGGAAGAGCTCAAGCGCGAGGCCTTGGCGCGCTTCGATGCCTTGCGCGAGTTGTTCGAGCAGCTGCACTCCAGCTACGACCAGCACGGCTACGCCAGCCCGGCTTATCAGCAGGCGCAAGCGCAATTAACCGCCAAGCTGATGACCATCCGCTTCACCGCCAAAGCGATCGAAAAGCTGTGCGACACGGTGCGCCAGCAAGTCGAGTCGGTGCGCAAGAAAGAGCGCGAACTGCGCCGCATCATCGTGGACAAATGCCGCATGCCACAAGACAAGTTTGTGGCCGACTTCCCGCCCAACCTGCTCAACCGCCAGTGGGTCGAAAAGCAGGCCGCTGCCGGCAAGCCGTGGAGCGCCAGCATGGGGCGCCACATTCCGCCGATCCAGGAACTGCAGCAGCAGCTCATCGACCTGCAGACCAGCGTGGTGGTGCCGCTGGAGCAGCTCAAAGCCATCCACAAGCGCATGAACGACGGCGAGCGCATGTCGCGCAACGCCAAAAAAGAGATGATCGAGGCCAACCTGCGCTTGGTCATCAGCATCGCCAAAAAATACACCAACCGCGGCCTGCAGTTCCTCGACCTGATCCAAGAGGGCAACATCGGCCTGATGAAGGCGGTGGACAAGTTCGAATACCGGCGCGGCTACAAGTTTTCCACCTACGCCACTTGGTGGATCCGGCAAGCGATCACGCGCTCGATCGCCGATCAGGCGCGCACCATCCGCATCCCGGTGCACATGATCGAGACCATCAACAAGATGAACCGCCTCAGCCGCCAGCACCTGCAGGAGCACGGCTTCGAGCCCGACGCCTCGATGCTGGCCGAGAAGATGGAAATCCCCGAGGAAAAAATCCGCAAGATCATGAAGATCGCCAAAGAGCCGATCAGCATGGAAACCCCGATCGGCGACGACGACGATTCGCACTTGGGCGACTTCATCGAAGACAGCGCCAACACCGCGCCGATCGACGCCGCCATGCAAGCCGGCTTGCGCGAAGTGGTCAAAGAAATCCTCGACTCCCTGACCCCGCGCGAGGCCAAGGTGCTGCGCATGCGCTACGGCATCGAGATGTCCACCGACCACACGCTCGAAGAAGTGGGCAAGCAGTTCGACGTCACGCGCGAGCGCATCCGCCAGATCGAAAACAAGGCGGTGCGCAAACTCAAGCACCCCAGCCGCTCCGACAAGCTGCGCAGCTTCATGGACACGCTCTAA
- a CDS encoding ABC transporter substrate-binding protein, which yields MSPPPSRRRLLRHAVAWPLGATLAAVGLHACAPPAPVRLALLAGLTGAISDLGVGVRDGALLAIEQARAAGRALELLEFDDAQRPEMLPEVALRIASAQVAAVIGPATSSIAQTWIPLAQEHGLLSVSPTVTSHDFSGLDDLFFRVCASTRLYATHSATFAVQRRGWRRLTLVRDEANAAYTRSWADFFLAQAGALGADVAEPVVYRGPLQPQQAHAALQQALVQQPDALVLVASASDTAMLAQLARRSPQTPALQAAEWASTDQLIVRGGRAVEGMVVSQYFDRESRTPAYLDFLQRFEQRFRRAPGFAEVAAYDAAQVLLQALQQQAAGEALKATLLRVRSFNGLQDPIVFDAYGDHLRPLVMTEIRNGRFSTVRA from the coding sequence ATGAGCCCACCCCCAAGCCGCCGCCGCCTGCTCCGTCACGCCGTCGCCTGGCCCTTGGGGGCCACGCTGGCGGCGGTCGGGTTGCACGCTTGTGCGCCACCAGCGCCGGTGCGGCTGGCCCTGCTGGCGGGCCTGACCGGCGCCATCAGCGATTTGGGGGTTGGGGTGCGCGACGGCGCGCTGCTGGCCATCGAACAGGCACGCGCCGCCGGCCGGGCGCTCGAGCTGCTGGAATTCGACGACGCCCAACGCCCCGAGATGCTGCCCGAGGTGGCGCTGCGCATCGCCAGCGCCCAAGTTGCGGCCGTCATCGGGCCAGCCACCAGCAGCATCGCGCAAACCTGGATTCCGCTGGCCCAGGAGCACGGGCTGCTGAGCGTTTCGCCGACCGTGACCAGCCACGACTTCAGTGGCCTCGACGACTTGTTTTTTCGCGTCTGCGCCAGCACGCGCTTGTACGCCACCCACAGCGCCACCTTCGCCGTGCAGCGGCGCGGCTGGCGCCGGCTGACCCTGGTCCGCGACGAGGCCAACGCCGCCTACACCCGCAGTTGGGCCGATTTTTTTCTGGCCCAAGCCGGTGCGCTGGGGGCGGATGTAGCCGAACCGGTGGTTTACCGCGGGCCGCTGCAACCGCAGCAGGCGCACGCGGCGCTGCAACAGGCATTGGTGCAACAGCCCGATGCGTTGGTGCTGGTGGCCAGCGCCAGCGACACCGCCATGCTGGCCCAACTGGCCCGGCGCAGCCCGCAAACCCCGGCGCTGCAAGCCGCCGAGTGGGCCTCGACCGACCAGCTGATCGTGCGCGGCGGGCGCGCGGTGGAGGGCATGGTGGTGTCGCAATACTTTGACCGCGAAAGCCGCACCCCGGCCTATCTGGATTTTTTGCAGCGCTTCGAGCAGCGCTTCAGGCGTGCGCCGGGTTTTGCCGAAGTCGCCGCCTACGATGCTGCCCAGGTGCTGCTGCAGGCGCTGCAGCAACAAGCGGCTGGCGAAGCGCTGAAAGCCACCTTGTTGCGTGTGCGCAGCTTCAATGGCTTGCAAGACCCGATCGTCTTCGACGCCTACGGCGACCACCTGCGCCCGCTGGTGATGACCGAAATTCGCAACGGCCGCTTTAGCACCGTACGCGCATGA
- a CDS encoding AI-2E family transporter, with the protein MQDVHPPAWLRNGLVALLLGVLLLAGLIVLQPFLTAVAWAAILVYVSWPLYERLVRRFNGQRGWAAFTMTMALAVILVAVPLWLLLMMQREGTGALSDALALLRAGVELPQPLAAVPVLGPWLQEQLAVLGGDRQELGIYLAALGEQWGQWLGARAVGLLGDLGINALRFAIALLTAFFLFRDGEQLFQESRQVLRGLLGNRVQAYFDAVGNTTRAVVYGLLLAGVAQGFVAGLGYWAVGISAPVFWGAATALLALIPFGAILIWMPMALWLLLTGYVAAGIGLLLWGMLAVSWIDNLVRPLVISGVSKVPFLIVLFGVLGGLGAFGLIGLFVGPVILAVLLAVWREWAATAAAGSAPAAPAAPAAPDDLQARG; encoded by the coding sequence ATGCAAGACGTCCACCCCCCCGCTTGGCTGCGCAACGGCCTGGTCGCTTTGCTGCTGGGCGTGCTGCTGCTCGCCGGCCTGATCGTGCTGCAGCCCTTCCTGACCGCGGTGGCTTGGGCGGCGATCTTGGTCTATGTATCTTGGCCGCTGTACGAGCGGCTGGTGCGGCGCTTCAACGGCCAGCGCGGCTGGGCCGCGTTCACCATGACGATGGCGCTGGCCGTGATACTGGTCGCGGTGCCGCTGTGGCTGCTGCTCATGATGCAGCGCGAGGGCACGGGCGCGCTGAGCGACGCGCTGGCGCTGCTGCGGGCCGGCGTCGAGCTGCCGCAGCCGCTGGCCGCAGTCCCCGTGCTGGGTCCTTGGTTGCAAGAGCAGCTGGCGGTACTCGGTGGCGACCGCCAAGAACTTGGCATTTACCTCGCCGCGCTGGGCGAGCAGTGGGGGCAGTGGCTTGGCGCGCGCGCCGTCGGCCTGCTGGGCGACTTGGGCATCAACGCGCTGCGCTTCGCGATCGCGCTGCTGACGGCGTTTTTCCTGTTTCGCGACGGCGAGCAGTTGTTCCAAGAATCGCGCCAGGTGTTGCGCGGGCTACTGGGCAACCGCGTCCAGGCTTACTTCGATGCCGTCGGCAACACCACCCGCGCCGTCGTTTATGGCCTGCTGCTGGCCGGGGTCGCGCAGGGCTTCGTGGCGGGGCTGGGCTATTGGGCGGTGGGCATCTCAGCGCCGGTGTTTTGGGGTGCGGCCACCGCGTTGCTGGCGCTGATCCCGTTCGGCGCCATTCTCATCTGGATGCCGATGGCGCTGTGGCTGCTGCTCACCGGCTATGTTGCAGCCGGCATCGGCCTGCTGCTGTGGGGTATGCTGGCGGTGAGCTGGATCGATAACCTGGTGCGCCCGCTGGTCATCAGCGGCGTGTCCAAGGTGCCGTTCCTGATCGTGCTGTTTGGCGTGCTCGGCGGGCTCGGCGCATTCGGGCTGATCGGGCTGTTCGTCGGCCCGGTCATCCTCGCGGTGCTGCTGGCCGTCTGGCGCGAATGGGCGGCTACCGCTGCTGCCGGCAGCGCGCCTGCTGCGCCTGCTGCGCCCGCTGCGCCCGATGATTTGCAGGCCCGGGGCTGA